A genomic segment from Bradyrhizobium diazoefficiens USDA 110 encodes:
- a CDS encoding ABC transporter substrate-binding protein, with product MDRLKLKAVLGSHPHVQAVKGGELRSDLFDLDFIEYTPTNTAFKPMVREQAFDVCEMAIVTYLMAKAHGKPLVLLPATMLGRFQHSYALYNPSHGTLGPSDLEGKRVGIRSFTTTTGAWIRGILANDYGVDLDNIRWVTFEDPHVAEYVDTTERAPKDKKPLQMLIDGELDAVLGETSNDPRLKPLFPDPATEAAKWYARRGVVPINHLVVVTERLATSRPDVVAGVYDLLKRNKAQVGPAATPDLAPFGIEANRKPLELIVDYAFQQALIPRRYAVEELFDETARGLN from the coding sequence GCGCTCCGACCTGTTCGACCTCGACTTCATCGAGTACACGCCGACCAACACCGCGTTCAAGCCGATGGTGCGCGAGCAGGCGTTCGATGTCTGCGAGATGGCGATCGTCACCTATCTGATGGCGAAGGCCCACGGCAAGCCGCTGGTGCTGCTGCCGGCGACCATGCTCGGGCGTTTCCAGCATTCCTATGCGCTGTATAACCCCTCGCATGGGACGCTTGGGCCCTCCGATCTCGAAGGCAAGCGCGTCGGCATCCGCTCCTTCACGACGACGACGGGCGCCTGGATCAGGGGCATCCTCGCCAACGATTACGGCGTCGATCTCGACAACATTCGCTGGGTGACGTTCGAGGATCCGCATGTCGCCGAATATGTCGACACCACCGAGCGCGCGCCGAAGGACAAGAAGCCCCTGCAGATGCTGATCGACGGCGAACTGGATGCCGTCCTCGGCGAGACCTCCAACGATCCCAGGCTGAAGCCGCTGTTCCCGGATCCGGCGACGGAGGCCGCGAAATGGTATGCCCGGCGCGGCGTCGTGCCGATCAATCATCTCGTGGTCGTGACCGAGCGGCTTGCGACATCGCGGCCCGACGTGGTCGCGGGCGTCTATGATCTGCTCAAGCGGAACAAGGCGCAGGTGGGACCCGCCGCAACGCCGGACCTCGCCCCGTTCGGGATCGAAGCCAACAGGAAGCCGCTCGAATTGATCGTCGACTATGCATTCCAGCAGGCGTTGATCCCGCGCCGCTATGCGGTCGAGGAGCTGTTCGACGAGACGGCACGAGGATTGAACTGA